Below is a genomic region from Helicobacter pylori.
TGCAAGAATTGATGATAATAATATCGGCTTCTTGTTCTTCTAAAGTCGCCCTAAAATCCTTCAAATTCTCGCCCATCACTTGCGTGTCAAAAAGATTCGTCCTGCACCCAAAAGTTTTGAAATAGACTTTTTTCATTTTTGTTCCCTTTTATTCCCAAAACCATCGCCTAGAAAATCAGCATCCACTTTAAGCAGCTTGCTGGTCGTATAAGCGATATGGATATTTTCTTCTTTCAAAAAAGCTTCAACAATTTCAGCCACAATCTTGCTCCTTAAAGACAGGGTCGCATACGAATTGGTTTGATACCACACCGAGATCTTTATCCCGTTACTTTCAGGCATCAAAAAGCATCGAGGCTTCACGCTCAAACTCCTTAAAGAATACCGGTCGCGCATTTTATTGAGCTGTTTATAGGTAATATCCGTGTATTCTTTAGACAATTCCGTAGCGATATTGAGCGCAATTTTAGAAGCTTTTTTAAAATCAGAATCAAATGTAACGCAAAAATCCACGCCATCCCAAACCGTTTTCATCCCAAAATGGCTGTAATTAGCAAACATGGTGGTGAAAATATAATTATTAGGCACAAAAATAATCCGGCCCGCTCTCCTGTTGTTCGTATAAGTGGTAAAGGTTACATCTTCTAAAATCGTAATGTGCAACATAGAAATATCCAACACATCGCCAATAAAAATATCCGTCCCCTTAGCGATACGCACCCTATCGCCCACATGCACGCTCCCCCCAATCAAAATAATAAACCACCCAAGCAAGCTCATGAACAAATCTTTCATCGCAATCGCTAAGCCCGCGCTCGCAAAGCCTAAAACCGTGACCAAGTAAGTAACATTTTCTAAATACGAAAAAAGAAAGATTAAAACGATCACGCTCACATTCACGAAGTTAATGGCTTTATTCACGGTATAGACGCGCTCATTATTTTCAATGTATTTACTAGAAATGATTTTTAAAATCCAAGCAAACACCACGCTCAAAAGGGCTGCTAAAAACACATAAACCAATTTAAAAAGCTGGTTTTTAACTTGAGATTTAACAATGCTTATAGCCTCATCGCTGTCTTTTTGGAAAATCCCAATCGTGGTTTTTAGAATGTTTTGAGCCCCTTGCAATTCCAGGCGTTTGGCTTGAGTTTGATAAATCTCATCGCTTAATTTCGCGCTTTTATCCAAAGCGTGCCACTGATTTAAAAGCTGGTGTTTTTGATCTAAAAGCCTTAAAACTTCTTCTAAAGAAGTCTGGTTGTTTTTAAGACTTTCATGCTTTAAATGCATGCTTTTAATGAAAGAAATGCCATCAATGATCGCAATAGGGTTAGCGATATTAGGGATATTGGGGATATTAGGGCGCTCTATCAAATCCTTAAAAGGATTGACCCCATAGCTTTCAAACATTTTTTGCTGGGATTCTAAAGCCTTTAAGGTGTGCTCTAAGGTGCTAATCTTTAATAAATCCTTGCTTTTTTTGTTTTTTAAACGCCTTAATTCCTGCCTCACGCTCTCTTTTTCGGTATAAATTTGATTGTAGATCTTATAGTTTTCAAATTTTTTCAACCACACATTATCGTCTTTGGCGAGTTTTTTATCCACCAAAGCCATTTGTTTTTGTATGGACAATAGCTCTTGGCTTTTATCTTCTGCTTGTAAAAACAAAAAACAAAAGAATAATAATACCCTTAATGCCATTTTTCTAACACCTTTATGATCGTTTCTTTAGGGATATGAGAGGCAATTTCAAACGCTCCAACGCCTTTAGGCAGAATGAATTTGATTGTCTTATTCTCGCTTTTTTTGTCTAAAAACAAGCGTTCGTAAAATTTTTGAATATCTGTGATTTGGTAATTAAATATCAAATCAAATTTTTTCAATAAATCTTCTATGCGTTCGTATTCTTTTAAAGTGAGCATGCCTAAAGAAAGGGCTAAATCATTAGCCATGCGTATGCCAATAGCGATCGCTTCGCCATGCAAAAACCGCTCATAATCAGTCTCTTTTTCTATCGCATGCCCAAAGGTATGCCCGTAATTGAGCCCAGCCCTGATATTTTGCTCCTTTTCATCTCGCGTAACGACTTGAGCTTTGATGCTAACGCTTTGAAAAACCACTTCTTCTAAACAATCTTTTAAATCCTTTGTTTCTAATATTTCTACCAGGTTTTTATCAAAACACACCGCCATTTTAATGATTTCAGCAACCCCTGCTTGAAATTCCCTTTTCTCAAGGGTTTTTAAAAAAGCCAGATCAACATAAACCGCTTTAGGCTGATAAAACGATCCGATTAAGTTCTTACCATAAGGCGTATTGATCCCTGTTTTCCCCCCCACGCTCGCATCCACTTGAGCGAGTAAAGTCGTAGGGATATTAATAAAATCAATCCCCCTAAAATAAATACTGCTCGCAAACCCCACCATATCGCTTATCACTCCCCCACCAAGGGCTATCATTAAAGAATGGCGGTTTAATTGCATTTCAAAGGCGTTGTTTAAAATGCGCTCTAATGAATTAAAATTCTTGTATTTTTCTCCGGACTCTATCACGCACACTCTCACTTCTAAAGCTTTCAAGCGCTTTAATAAATACGATAAATGCAACCCGGCCACGATGCTATCGCTAACGATGAGGGCTTTTTGTTTCAATTCAATTTCAGGCAGTTCCCCCAAAAACACTTTATAGCTTTTTTCTTTTAAAGGGATTAAAATTTCTTGCATTCTTTCACTCCGCTATGGGGATAAAAATTTGAGGGTTATCATCGTTTAAAAACGCTAATTTTTCCACTTTAGTGGATAAAAACCACCAAAAGCGCGTGTGCGTGATACACTCTTCAAAAGGCATGAAATGCAAAATGGGGTTTCTTAAAGAATTGAGATACATGATAGGATTTCTAATATCGGTTTGAAAAATCTCAATCTTGCGGTTGAGCGTGTTGGCTAAATTTTCATAATGATTGACAATCTCGTTTTTATAGCGCTTGTTAGGGTCAAAATCATAGAGCAACAAGCCCAAATCCATTTGCATAGACACGTCAAAAATCACTGAAGACATGTCTTCATTAATGCTTAAACTTTCATTCAAAACCACAATGCTTTGAGTGGTTTTAGACAAGCCAGAAGTGTTGGTTTTATAAACCGGGGTGGCTGTTTTGTGCAAGGCTCTTCGGTGTTTTTTCAAGAAAAAAAGCTCTCTGCCTACCACAATCAAACCCATTTTTTTTTGGTGGTCTTCATGGAGTTTTTGGATAAAACTTTTCCCATAAAAATCAAAATTCACTTCAATGCTTTCGGTTTCTAGCGATAAAAATTTATGGTAAAACTTAGGGCTAGTGGGGTGTAAAACCTGAATGTAGAGCTTGTAGCTCTTTAAATGTTTGTGCAAAAACAAGGCTTGATACACATCGCGCATCATCGCTTTTCGGCTTTGTAAGCGCATATCAATGTATAAATAAATGCTCTTGCCAAAGGGGGCTGGAAACTGCCCCACATTGCTTTTGACTTGATGATACACCGCGTTTAAGATTTCCGGATTGCCCGCCACTAAAAGAATGTCTCGTGGTTGGATAACCAAAGATTTAGTGGAGAGCAACAAAACATCGTTGCGATAAAGCCCTACAATCCTGTATTCTTTTTGCCTGATAGAGCCAATATGCCTGTAAGCAAAAATACTCCCAAAAGGCACATCAATCTCCATGATCTCGCCCTTGCCTAACCCAAACTCTCTAGGGGTGCTAGGGATATTAGGCAAACGAGAAATGAATTTATTGGCTAAAACTTCAAATTCATCAATCAAAATAAGCTTTTCATCTTTATTTTCTCCATTATTTTCTAAAGTTTTTTCACCATCTCTTTTCACGCTCAAAACCACGCGCATGCGTTTGAAATGGGTTTGAATGATTTTATGAATGATGCGCTGTTCTTTAAAATCTTGTATGATTAAAAACGCATCGCTCACCTCATCGTTTAACACTTGCAAAAGCCTGAAACTAGAAGTCGCATCAAAACAATGAAAAGCGAAAGTGCTCGGGTAATTTTTAGGGATAAGGCTCTCCTCTTTGACAACCACTATATAAAAATTATGATTAGAATAATGCCTTAGCACCAAGTCTAAAAAATTTTTTGCTACAATGCCATCTAAAATAAGGGCGATTTTTTTCAATTCCAAACTTCCTAAAAAATGATTACGCCATTATATCCAAGATTAAGGCTTAAACGATGGATTTTCAACTCCAAGCTACTGATGATAACGCGCGAGCTGGTCTTTTAAATTTGGCCCATTCTCAAGTAGAGACACCCGTTTTTATGCCTGTAGGCACGCAAGGCTGCATCAAATCTTTAGACGCTATGGATATGCAAGAAATTTTAGGCGCTAAACTCATTTTAGCCAACACCTATCACATGTATTTAAGACCGGGTGAGAAAGTGGTTGAACAATTAGGGGGTTTGCATCGTTTCGCTCAATTTCATGGGAGTTTTTTAACCGATAGTGGAGGGTTTCAAGCCTTTAGTTTGAGCGATAATGTCAAATTGCAAGAAGACGGGATCGTTTTTAAATCCCATATTGATGGGAGCAAGCATCTATTCACGCCCACTAAAGTTTTAGACATTCAATATTCTTTGAATAGCGATATTATGATGGTTTTAGACGATTTAGTAGGCTTGCCCGCTCCACTAAAGCGCCTTGAAGCATCCATTAAAAGAAGCGCTAAATGGGCGAATCTTAGCCTAGAATACCACAAAGAAAAAAACCGCCCCAACAACAACCTTTTTGCCATTATCCAGGGCGGCACGCATTTGAAAATGCGTAGTCTTAGCGTGGGATTAACGCATGGGGGTTTTGATGGCTACGCTATAGGCGGTTTAGCGGTGGGGGAAAGCGTAGATGAAATGCTAGAAACGATCGCGCACACCGCCCCCTTACTCCCCAAAGACAAGCCTCGCTACTTAATGGGCGTAGGCACGCCTGAAAATATCCTAGACGCTATCAGTTTAGGGGTGGACATGTTTGATTGCGTGATGCCCACCAGAAACGCCAGAAACGCCACCCTTTTCACGCATTCTGGAAAAATTTCTATCAAAAACGCGCCCTATAAATTGGATGATACCCCTATTGAAGAAAATTGTGCTTGTTATGCTTGCAAACGCTATTCTAAAGCCTATTTGCACCATCTCTTTAGGGCTAAAGAACTCACTTACGCTCGTTTAGCCAGCTTGCACAATTTGCATTTTTATTTAAAGCTGGTGAAGAACGCCAGAAACGCTATTTTAGAAAAGCAGTTTTTGAGTTTTAAAAAAGAATTTTTAGAGAAATACCACTCTTGTTCGCATTGAGTGGTAAAATGTAAAAATACTAAAAAGCATTTTTTACAATCAATGACAAAGAGCTTGCGTGAGCAAGCGATAACTTTTTAAAAAAGCGGTCTTGGGGGTTAGGGGGTTTCTTAAGGGGGTTAAGGGGGTATTATCGCAAAATACCCACTATCCCCTTAAGGAAGTGAGTTTTTGCTATAAAAATTAAATTTAAAAACCCTATTTTTTGAAAAAATGTAAGGTAAGTTTTTGAGTATCCATTCAAGGATAACAAAACCCTATCTTTGATAAATCTCAGGGTGGGTGCTTTTAAAACGCCTGTGGAACCAAAAATAACTTTCCGGGTGGTTTCTAATCACCTCTTCGCACAAACTCGCTTGGGCTTGCGTGCATTCTAAAATATCGTTTTCAGCGTTATCGGTGATTTGAGAGCGGATACTTTTATAATAAGTCGCTGTATAATGCGAATAATCGTCATTAAAATCAATGAATACCGGCTGGATGTCTATATTGTAGCGGCGCGATAAAATAGAAGCGATCGTGGTGTGCGTAGCGTCTTTATTAAAGAATTTCACCACCACCCCATCTTTAGGCGCAACATTTTGATCCACTAAAATCCCCACAAGGCCATTGCCTTGATTATACATTTTAATGAGTTCTTTCATCGCTCCCACTTTATTGACAAAACGCACCCCAAACGCCTCTCGCCTGCTCATGATCATGTGATTGATAGGGGCAAATTTAGTCAAACGCCCCAAACACCCCCTACCATAATCCTCATAATATTGCGCCAAAGTCGTGCCTACCGCTTCCCAATAGCCAAAATGCATGCATAAAGTGATCGCTTGGCCTTCCTTGTTTAAGGACTTCCACACATTCTCTTCATTGATGAGCGTGAAACGAGCGTCGTATTCATCTTTAGGGATAAAGATCACTCTAATGGTTTCTAAAATGATGAAAGCAAAATTTTCATAACCCTTTTTAATGATCCTTTTTTTCTCTTCTTCGCTTTTAGAATCCCCAAACACAAAATCCAAATTGGCTTTAGCGTCAAAATAACGGTGCCTATCAAAGGTTCTCATCAGCCACGCCACAGCTTTAATGCACCTTAAAAACCACGAATGGGGCATTTTAGCCAACATAAACCCCAGAATATTCACTAAAGATTCCACAATAAAAATACTCAAAATACGCAGTTCTGTTTTAAAACCCTTGTCGTCTTTGTTTAATATTTTTTCGTGTATGAGTCGTTCTTTGTAAGTCATTCTTTTTCCTTTAAAAGGTTTAAAACGCATTCTTTAATTTTTTTAGGATCTATGTTTTGGATAGAAAAATCCTTTTTATGATAGCTAGCGTTTGAATTACCGGTGAGCGAAACATTGATCGGGCTTTCTAATTTAAAACGCTCCATGGGCGTGTTGCCATAAAGGGTGATGCTGGGTTTTTGCAACGCCCATGCTAAATGCGTGATACCCGTATCGCCCCCAATGATCAAATCCATTTTAAAGAGCAACGCCTTAATCTCGTTTAAAGTGAGTTTAGGGAGCAATAACACATCGCGCTGGTTTTTTAAAGCGCCATAAAGCGCATTAGCCTTATCTTCATCAGCATGCCATAGCAAGCAAATTTGAAAATTTTCTAACGCTAACGCCAGCTCTTTAAAACGCTCTATGGGGTAAGTTTTATTGATTTTAGAAGTTTCTAAAACAAAAAGGATTTTTGGCTTATTTTTATTCAAATTTAACGCATCAATTTTTGGAGAATCTTGGTAAGAAAACACTTTAGATCTAGAGCTTAAGCCCTCTGAAATTTCTTTTTTGGGCAAGTTTAGGGCATGAGAAAGGAGTGTGAAATTGCGCTTTAAAATAGGCTCATTATAAGCGATAGAAACTTTTTGCAAGTAAAAAAACGCGCTCAAACCCTCCCTAGCCGAAGCGTAATCAAAGCCGACTTTTTTAGGGGCTTTTAACATTTGAGTGATGAGAGCGGATTTGATTAGGCCTTGCATGTCAATGACTATATCGTATTCATAAGCCCTTAAAGATTTAAAAAGTTTGAAAATCTTCAAAGGGTTAAAGGTCGTAAGCGTGCTTTTTAAAGCGATGGGGTGTAATTTATCAATATAAGGGGAATGCTCTAAAATCGCACTGAATCTTTCATCCACAAACCATTCTATTTGAGCGTTAGTAAAACGCTCTTTAATCAGCGCTAAAAACACCGCGCTCACGATAATATCCCCAAGCGCTGAAAGCCTGACAATCGCTATCTTCAAGCAAACTCTATCATCAAAGGAATGGGCTTAACGAGTTTAGGGAGCATCTCTTTAGCCAAGTAAAGCGTGTCATTAGAATGGATCACAAGCTTGTTTTTTTCTAGCGTGTATTTTAGATGGTGGTTGTCTGTCAGGCACAGATTTTCGGCTAAAGAAAGGATGAAACTCAGCCATTGTAAGGTTAAAAGGCTTGGCATCATCGCGCTCATGTGGGCGATAGCGTTATCTTTAGGGATTTTTTTATGGCTGAATTGCGCCAATAAGCAAATGATCGCTCTATCCTGGTGGCTAAAGCCATAACTCAAAGCGTTTAAAATAAAATACGCGCTGTGCTTGTGGGCTAAATAGACGCTTAAAATCTTACCCATGCTCGCTAATTCCCCCGCAATCTTTAAATGGAAAAGGTATTTTTCATCTATTTTATGCAAAGGCGATAAGGCTTCAAACAATTTCACGCATTCTTTTTTGACCTTTTGGCTGTGCTTTTCATGGGGTAAAAAGCGATCTTTTAAAGAGATTAGAGAGGGGTTGATATTGGGGGGGAATTTGTGGTAATGGTGGCGCAATAAATCGCTTAAAAACACGCCTTCTCTCACCCCTACGCCGCTGGTGATCATCAAAGAAGTTTTTAAATGCTCCAAAACGACTAGTAAAATCAACGCCCCGCTCCTGATACTATCCAAACGCTCTTCATTCACCCCTAAAAGCCGTAATTGATCTTCTTTGAGCGTAACAATCTTTTCAATGAACGCTAAATTTTTATGCACATCTATTTCATAACCATGCAAAGAATCAATAGGGTAATCAAAGCGTTTCATCAATACCTTACTCAACGCCCTGATCGTCCCTCCCACCCCAAAGGCGTT
It encodes:
- a CDS encoding lipid A biosynthesis lauroyl acyltransferase; the protein is MTYKERLIHEKILNKDDKGFKTELRILSIFIVESLVNILGFMLAKMPHSWFLRCIKAVAWLMRTFDRHRYFDAKANLDFVFGDSKSEEEKKRIIKKGYENFAFIILETIRVIFIPKDEYDARFTLINEENVWKSLNKEGQAITLCMHFGYWEAVGTTLAQYYEDYGRGCLGRLTKFAPINHMIMSRREAFGVRFVNKVGAMKELIKMYNQGNGLVGILVDQNVAPKDGVVVKFFNKDATHTTIASILSRRYNIDIQPVFIDFNDDYSHYTATYYKSIRSQITDNAENDILECTQAQASLCEEVIRNHPESYFWFHRRFKSTHPEIYQR
- the aroB gene encoding 3-dehydroquinate synthase encodes the protein MQEILIPLKEKSYKVFLGELPEIELKQKALIVSDSIVAGLHLSYLLKRLKALEVRVCVIESGEKYKNFNSLERILNNAFEMQLNRHSLMIALGGGVISDMVGFASSIYFRGIDFINIPTTLLAQVDASVGGKTGINTPYGKNLIGSFYQPKAVYVDLAFLKTLEKREFQAGVAEIIKMAVCFDKNLVEILETKDLKDCLEEVVFQSVSIKAQVVTRDEKEQNIRAGLNYGHTFGHAIEKETDYERFLHGEAIAIGIRMANDLALSLGMLTLKEYERIEDLLKKFDLIFNYQITDIQKFYERLFLDKKSENKTIKFILPKGVGAFEIASHIPKETIIKVLEKWH
- a CDS encoding COG3400 family protein encodes the protein MKKIALILDGIVAKNFLDLVLRHYSNHNFYIVVVKEESLIPKNYPSTFAFHCFDATSSFRLLQVLNDEVSDAFLIIQDFKEQRIIHKIIQTHFKRMRVVLSVKRDGEKTLENNGENKDEKLILIDEFEVLANKFISRLPNIPSTPREFGLGKGEIMEIDVPFGSIFAYRHIGSIRQKEYRIVGLYRNDVLLLSTKSLVIQPRDILLVAGNPEILNAVYHQVKSNVGQFPAPFGKSIYLYIDMRLQSRKAMMRDVYQALFLHKHLKSYKLYIQVLHPTSPKFYHKFLSLETESIEVNFDFYGKSFIQKLHEDHQKKMGLIVVGRELFFLKKHRRALHKTATPVYKTNTSGLSKTTQSIVVLNESLSINEDMSSVIFDVSMQMDLGLLLYDFDPNKRYKNEIVNHYENLANTLNRKIEIFQTDIRNPIMYLNSLRNPILHFMPFEECITHTRFWWFLSTKVEKLAFLNDDNPQIFIPIAE
- the tgt gene encoding tRNA guanosine(34) transglycosylase Tgt — protein: MDFQLQATDDNARAGLLNLAHSQVETPVFMPVGTQGCIKSLDAMDMQEILGAKLILANTYHMYLRPGEKVVEQLGGLHRFAQFHGSFLTDSGGFQAFSLSDNVKLQEDGIVFKSHIDGSKHLFTPTKVLDIQYSLNSDIMMVLDDLVGLPAPLKRLEASIKRSAKWANLSLEYHKEKNRPNNNLFAIIQGGTHLKMRSLSVGLTHGGFDGYAIGGLAVGESVDEMLETIAHTAPLLPKDKPRYLMGVGTPENILDAISLGVDMFDCVMPTRNARNATLFTHSGKISIKNAPYKLDDTPIEENCACYACKRYSKAYLHHLFRAKELTYARLASLHNLHFYLKLVKNARNAILEKQFLSFKKEFLEKYHSCSH
- a CDS encoding mechanosensitive ion channel family protein, producing MALRVLLFFCFLFLQAEDKSQELLSIQKQMALVDKKLAKDDNVWLKKFENYKIYNQIYTEKESVRQELRRLKNKKSKDLLKISTLEHTLKALESQQKMFESYGVNPFKDLIERPNIPNIPNIANPIAIIDGISFIKSMHLKHESLKNNQTSLEEVLRLLDQKHQLLNQWHALDKSAKLSDEIYQTQAKRLELQGAQNILKTTIGIFQKDSDEAISIVKSQVKNQLFKLVYVFLAALLSVVFAWILKIISSKYIENNERVYTVNKAINFVNVSVIVLIFLFSYLENVTYLVTVLGFASAGLAIAMKDLFMSLLGWFIILIGGSVHVGDRVRIAKGTDIFIGDVLDISMLHITILEDVTFTTYTNNRRAGRIIFVPNNYIFTTMFANYSHFGMKTVWDGVDFCVTFDSDFKKASKIALNIATELSKEYTDITYKQLNKMRDRYSLRSLSVKPRCFLMPESNGIKISVWYQTNSYATLSLRSKIVAEIVEAFLKEENIHIAYTTSKLLKVDADFLGDGFGNKREQK
- a CDS encoding Ppx/GppA family phosphatase — its product is MAKITTVIDIGSNSVRLAIFKKTSQFGFYLLFETKSRVRISEGCYAFNGVLQEIPMQRAIKALSEFKEIALKYKSKKILCVATSAVRDAPNRLEFVARVKKACGLQIKIIDGQKEALYGGIACANLLHKNSGITIDIGGGSTECALIEKGKIKDLISLDVGTIRIKEMFLDKDLDVKTAKAFIQKEVSKLPFKHKNAFGVGGTIRALSKVLMKRFDYPIDSLHGYEIDVHKNLAFIEKIVTLKEDQLRLLGVNEERLDSIRSGALILLVVLEHLKTSLMITSGVGVREGVFLSDLLRHHYHKFPPNINPSLISLKDRFLPHEKHSQKVKKECVKLFEALSPLHKIDEKYLFHLKIAGELASMGKILSVYLAHKHSAYFILNALSYGFSHQDRAIICLLAQFSHKKIPKDNAIAHMSAMMPSLLTLQWLSFILSLAENLCLTDNHHLKYTLEKNKLVIHSNDTLYLAKEMLPKLVKPIPLMIEFA
- the waaC gene encoding lipopolysaccharide heptosyltransferase I yields the protein MKIAIVRLSALGDIIVSAVFLALIKERFTNAQIEWFVDERFSAILEHSPYIDKLHPIALKSTLTTFNPLKIFKLFKSLRAYEYDIVIDMQGLIKSALITQMLKAPKKVGFDYASAREGLSAFFYLQKVSIAYNEPILKRNFTLLSHALNLPKKEISEGLSSRSKVFSYQDSPKIDALNLNKNKPKILFVLETSKINKTYPIERFKELALALENFQICLLWHADEDKANALYGALKNQRDVLLLPKLTLNEIKALLFKMDLIIGGDTGITHLAWALQKPSITLYGNTPMERFKLESPINVSLTGNSNASYHKKDFSIQNIDPKKIKECVLNLLKEKE